In a single window of the Oryctolagus cuniculus chromosome 9, mOryCun1.1, whole genome shotgun sequence genome:
- the LOC138843639 gene encoding uncharacterized protein: MARKADFPKGRPGEWALAPRWLPSRVLPTTPSSPTQELKQQSAERRLSRRPKPSGKSSSTSESQPSPEQRLPARGRASTSLALPRSGFLSRVVSFKPGRLAGNQRVRLGGETRRGAQGDVSRDSRPPRRRGGRLARPEAVPRQPPAGVPATTPRPLSVARLIRPDRGVTCVPGPPAGRRGRREEGREAAAGSGPFVAAQGERDR; this comes from the exons ATGGCCCGAAAGGCTGATTTTCCAAAGGGCCGGCCAGGCGAGTGGGCACTTGCCCCGCGGTGGCTCCCGAGCCGCGTCCTTCCCACGACACCGTCCAGCCCTACACAGGAGTTAAAGCAGCAGTCGGCCGAGCGGCGCCTCTCGCGCAGACCGAAACCCAGCGGCAAATCTTCCTCCACGTCTGAGAGCCAGCCCAGCCCGGAGCAGCGCCTTCCCGCGCGTGGGCGCGCCAGCACCTCCCTGGCTCTGCCGCGAAGCGGGTTCCTGTCCCGTGTGGTTTCGTTCAAGCCCGGGCGCCTAGCGGGCAACCAGCGTGTGCGCCTAGGCGGCGAGACGCGGAGAGGGGCGCAGGGGGACGTCTCCCGGGACTCGCGGCCACCTCGCCGGCGCGGCGGGCGCCTAGCCCGCCCGGAGGCCGTTCCTCGCCAGCCGCCCGCCGGAGTACCGGCGACCACCCCGCGGCCGCTTTCGGTTGCGCGCCTTATAAGGCCTGACAGGGGGGTCACGTGCGTCCCCGGGCCGCCCgccgggaggagggggcggcgggaggaggggcgggaa gcggcggcggggagcGGACCGTTCGTAGCCGCGCAAGGGGAGCGGGACCGCTGA